TGAGGCTGCCGTCGGGGTCCCTGACCCACCGTGCCGGACCGGCCGACCAGGCACTGGCGGAGGCGCTGGCCGAGCCGGGTGTGCTGTTCCTCGACAACGCGCAGCGTCTGTCACCGCCGGTGCTGGACTACCTGCGGCAGCTGTGGGACTCGCCGGGCTGTGCGGCCGCCTTGGTCTTGTGCGGGGCGGGCAGTGAGCGGGCGCTGGCCCGGGCAGCGGCGATGCGTTCCCGGGTCCTGACCTGGCACCAGGTCAGCCGCCTCGACACGGAGGACGTGCCGCAGACGCTGGGTCTGTTCCACCCGGTGTGGGAGGACGCGGACCCGGTCGACCTGGGGCGGGCGGATGAGCAGACCGCCCGCGGCAACTTCCGTACCTGGGCGAAGATCACCTCGCATGTCTGCGCAGCCCGGGGCCGTGACCCCGGTGCGGTGTGGGGCGGGAGGCGATCGACCAGGCCTGCGCCCGGCTCGGCCCGTACCCATGACGGCCCTCTCACGTGCCCGGGGCACACCGGTTCCGACGGCAGAGAGCCTCATCCCGTTCGGCGAGGAGGGAAACAGCGCGATGACGGACAACGGACCGCAGGACACCAACGGTGGCCACGACGTTGACGCGGGAGGGCAGTGGCTGCCACCGCCGGGGAATCCGGCCGGTGTGCTCGGGAAGCAGTCGCTGGTTGCACTGCGGGCGCCCGCAGTGCGTCGCCTGCTGGCGCTGCGGGCCCGGGGCGGTCTTTCGCGGCAGCACGTGCGGCTGGCGAGGGAGTGCCTGGGGGCATCGGAGCGCACTGTGTGGCGGTGGCTGGCCGAGGCATCCCAGAGCCCGGCGGCGGCTGCGCATCCCGGAGCCCGCCGCACCGGCCGGTTCGAGATCACCGCGGAGATCCGGGTGCTGCTGGCGTACTGGCATGGCAACGCTTCCGCAGTCCACCGCCAGCTCATGGAGCGCGCCGCAGCCGAGGCCGGAGGTGTACGCGCGCAAACGTCCGGCACTGCCGCGCCCGTCCCGCCGGACATCGTGGCTGTTCCGGGTGGGGCAGCCCTGTCGCAGGTGCCGCTGCTGGATCCGCTCCCGTCCCTGTCGACGTTCCTGCGCGCTGCGCCGTGACCTGACGGCGGGGAGCGCGCCGGTCTCGCCACCGGACCGGAGGCAGCACGCGCCCATGACGTGTTCGGCAACCGGCCGGCGTCATGGCGCAACTACGCCTGGGAGACCGACCACGTCCAGGCCCCGCTGCTGGTCGACGCCGACGGCGACCTGGTGCGCCCGTGGATCACCTGGTTCATCGACACCGCCACCAAGGTCATCACCGGTACCGCTGTCACCCCGGGCCATCCCTCCCGCGCGTCGGTACTGGCCGCCTTGCGCGCCGCAGTGGTGCGGGATGAGCCCTACGGCCCGGCCGGGGGAGTGCCGGAGCTGGTGAGGGTGGACCGGGGCAAGGACTTCCTGTCGGCCGCCGTTACCACCGCGCTCGGCGCGATGGGCGTGACGGTCAAGGATCTGCCCGCTTACAGCCCGCACCTGAAGGGCACGGTGGAGAGCCTCAACCGGGCTGCGGACCGGATGCTGTTCGCCGCCCTGCCCGGCTACACCGCCGGGCCCACCGGGCCCCGCTCGGAGCGGCGCGGACGTACCGCAGGGGCGGTGTCCGCCCTGTCGTTCCAGGACTTCACCGCGGAGGTCCTGGCGTGGATGAACTGGTGGAACACTGCGCATCGCCCGAAAGCCCTGTCGGGCCGCACGCCACTGGAGGCGTGGCAGGCCGATCCGACCCCTGTCACCGACATCCCCGCCGCCGACCTGTGGGCCTTTACCCTCAAGGACGACGGCCGGCCCCGAAAGCTGACCAGCCACGGCGTGAGCTGGCGCGGCCGCACCTACACCGCCGCGTGGATGACCGGCCAGGCCGGCCGCAAGGTCCGCGTGCGCTACATGCCGCACCACGACCACGAGATCGAGGTCTGCGACGCCCGAAGCCGCCACCTCGGCCCGGCGCACCTCGCGGACGCGGCCACCCCCGAGCAACTGCAGGCGCTGCGCGAGGCACGTGCGGAGCGCGCCCGGCGCCTGCGCGCCGACGCGAAGGCCGCCGAACGCCTGCGCCGCCAGCGATTCGCCCCCACCACCAGCGCGGAGCCCGCCCAGCGGCTGGGAGCCGTCACGGCCGCCCAGGCCGACCGTGAACTCGCCGCCGCCGACTACACCGACGTCGCACGGCTGGCACTGCCCGACCTGATCCCGCCCGCCCCGCCTCCAGCGCACTGGCGCACCCCGCCCGCCC
The sequence above is a segment of the Streptomyces caniferus genome. Coding sequences within it:
- a CDS encoding transposase family protein, whose protein sequence is MFGNRPASWRNYAWETDHVQAPLLVDADGDLVRPWITWFIDTATKVITGTAVTPGHPSRASVLAALRAAVVRDEPYGPAGGVPELVRVDRGKDFLSAAVTTALGAMGVTVKDLPAYSPHLKGTVESLNRAADRMLFAALPGYTAGPTGPRSERRGRTAGAVSALSFQDFTAEVLAWMNWWNTAHRPKALSGRTPLEAWQADPTPVTDIPAADLWAFTLKDDGRPRKLTSHGVSWRGRTYTAAWMTGQAGRKVRVRYMPHHDHEIEVCDARSRHLGPAHLADAATPEQLQALREARAERARRLRADAKAAERLRRQRFAPTTSAEPAQRLGAVTAAQADRELAAADYTDVARLALPDLIPPAPPPAHWRTPPALAAGTASPPPVPAPAEPADTLPEPGTHPAGDAS